The Rhizobium leguminosarum genome includes a region encoding these proteins:
- the ftsW gene encoding putative lipid II flippase FtsW, which produces MVSRAERGPLADWFWTIDRFFLAMFIFLMGIGFMLSFAASPAVAERIGLEPFHFVKRHAAFMIPSIGVMLGLSFLTPRQVRRTAILILIISVAMMMLVLFVGQEVKGGRRWIWIAGLSIQPSEFMKPAFVVVCAWLFAEHARQPEIPGNLFAIILFGIVAALLVAQPDLGQTILTTAVWGGMFFMAGMPWIWIMLLGIGGAGGLLSAYYVFPHVAGRIDKFMTGEGDTFQIDTAREAIIRGSWFGQGPGEGIVKRIIPDAHTDFIFSVAAEEFGIVFCMALVALFTVLVLRGLSHAYRERNDFNRFAVAGLVLQMGIQSIINIGVNLELLPAKGMTLPLISYGGSSMVAICVTAGFILALTRHRPEKRAQDRSLFRVPHGMPAE; this is translated from the coding sequence ATGGTAAGCCGCGCGGAACGTGGGCCTCTGGCCGATTGGTTCTGGACCATCGACCGCTTCTTCCTGGCAATGTTCATCTTCCTGATGGGCATCGGCTTCATGCTGTCGTTTGCGGCATCTCCTGCGGTCGCCGAGCGCATTGGGCTCGAGCCCTTCCATTTCGTCAAACGCCATGCGGCCTTCATGATCCCTTCGATCGGCGTCATGCTCGGGCTGTCGTTCCTGACGCCGCGCCAGGTGCGGCGAACCGCAATTCTGATCCTGATCATCTCGGTCGCCATGATGATGCTGGTGCTGTTCGTCGGGCAGGAGGTCAAGGGTGGCAGGCGCTGGATCTGGATCGCCGGCCTTTCCATCCAGCCGTCGGAATTCATGAAGCCTGCCTTCGTCGTGGTCTGCGCCTGGCTGTTTGCCGAACATGCGCGCCAGCCGGAGATCCCCGGCAATCTCTTTGCCATCATTCTGTTCGGCATCGTCGCGGCCCTTCTCGTCGCGCAGCCGGACCTCGGCCAGACCATCCTGACCACGGCCGTCTGGGGCGGGATGTTCTTCATGGCCGGCATGCCATGGATCTGGATCATGCTGCTCGGCATCGGCGGCGCCGGCGGCCTGCTCAGTGCCTATTACGTCTTCCCGCACGTCGCCGGCCGAATAGACAAGTTCATGACCGGCGAGGGTGATACTTTCCAGATCGACACCGCGCGCGAGGCGATCATCCGCGGCAGCTGGTTCGGGCAGGGACCGGGCGAAGGCATCGTCAAGCGCATCATCCCGGATGCGCATACCGACTTCATCTTCTCGGTCGCGGCCGAGGAGTTCGGCATCGTCTTCTGCATGGCGCTCGTCGCGCTGTTTACCGTGCTGGTGCTGCGCGGCCTCTCGCATGCCTATCGCGAGCGGAACGACTTCAACCGCTTCGCCGTCGCCGGCCTGGTGCTGCAGATGGGCATTCAGTCTATCATCAATATTGGCGTCAATCTCGAACTGCTGCCGGCAAAGGGTATGACGCTGCCGCTGATTTCCTACGGCGGCTCGTCTATGGTGGCGATCTGCGTCACCGCCGGCTTCATTCTGGCGCTGACGCGCCATCGACCGGAAAAACGGGCGCAGGACCGGAGCCTCTTCCGCGTCCCGCACGGCATGCCGGCGGAGTAG